The Delphinus delphis chromosome 2, mDelDel1.2, whole genome shotgun sequence genome contains a region encoding:
- the C2H15orf40 gene encoding UPF0235 protein C15orf40 homolog isoform X1, whose product MLRIGCGVRQLGTGPGARAAARLPVGTEMPKKAGAVNKGKSQSKEAERPVPPSGPVAVDPKGCVTIAIHAKPGSKQNAVTDLTAEAVSVAIAAPPTEGEANAELCWYLSKVLELRKSDVVLDKGGKSREKVVKLLASTTPEEILEKLKKQVEKK is encoded by the exons ATGCTGCGGATCGGCTGCGGGGTGAGGCAGCTGGGGACGGGACCTGGTGCTCGGGCTGCTGCCCGGCTCCCTGTGGGCACCGAGATGCCTAAGAAAGCTGGTGCAGTGAACAAG GGTAAAAGCCAGAGcaaggaagcagagagaccagttCCTCCCTCAGGTCCTGTGGCCGTTGATCCCAAAGGTTGTGTCACCATAGCCATCCATGCCAAACCTGGTTCCAAACAAAATGCTGTGACAG ATTTGACAGCCGAGGCTGTGAGTGTAGCTATTGCAGCACCTCCGACAGAAGGAGAGGCTAACGCTGAGCTTTGTTGGTATCTTTCCAAAGTCTTAGAACTCAGGAAGAGTGATGTGGTTTTGGATAAg GGTGGTAAATCTCGTGAAAAAGTGGTAAAGCTTTTGGCCTCCACAACTCCGGAAGAGATCTTGGAGAAACtgaaaaagcaagttgaaaaaaaataa